In Candidatus Binatia bacterium, the sequence CAAGACGCCCCCCAACCGACGCAGGACTAAACAGGCCACCCAGGGCTGCGAGTCGGCATCACCGAAATTGAGCGGGACTTTACTGCGCTTCATTTGTTGCTGTCAGCAATTTTCACACGTCACCGTTGGAGGACTTCGGGCGCAAGACGGTGCAAAGAACAAAGTACAGACGTCCGAATTGGTTCAAACGTTAATCCGAGGCAGTTCTCGCGCCAAGACGCCAAGGTGTTTTCGGTGCAGGGGCAGTTCGGGCACCGTCCCGATAGGCTCGTCAAATTGGCACGTCGAAACTCCGTAAGTTTACTGAGTCCACACCAACATTTGTCACCTTTCTGCATGATCGCACAGCCGCTTTGACGATTTTTCTTGACGGTACAAGGCGCAGTGAGCTATCGCGTGCGCACTTGCGGGGGCACCGCGTCAGGGGGAAATCGGGAGAGTCCAAGTGCCTGTCCGGGCCGACGGGGGCTGGCGCGGGTGTGTAACTCACTCGTGGAGTGGTCGCGAAATTCCTGATGTCGCGGCTACGTAACCGATGCGCCAGTAGAGGAGCCAGTGTGCGGGATCCGATGAAGTGGTCAAGAGTGTCAATATCGCCATCGGGGCGGCAGCCTCAGCGGAGGGGTCATATGCAGCGGTTCATATCGAGTGTCCGGGTTACGCGCGTCGTGGTGCTCATCACGCCATTGCTGATCGCTTTCACGGCCGGGAAGACGGCAGCGCTGAGCACGGGGTTCACGTATCAAGGGCAGCTCGTGGAAAGCGGCGTTCCAAGCAGTGGCCCGTGCGACTTCCAGTTCAGCTTGTGGGACGCCGCCGGCAGCGGCACACCACCCACTGGTGGCACGCGGCTCGGCGACATTCAGTCCATCAGCGGCGTCGACGTCACCAACGGGCTGTTCACCGTCGTTCTCAACAACAGCGCCCAGTTCGGTGCCACCGCGTTCAGCGGCCCGGATCGTTACCTGCAGATAGCCGTCAGCTGCGGCGGTTCGCCGGTCACGCTGAGCCCGCGCCAGCCACTCACCGCCACCCCGTATGCGCTCTATGCCCCGACGGCCGGCAGCGCCAATGGCCTGAGCTGTAGCGGGTGCGTCACTGCCGGTGCCCTCGGTCCGGGTGCGGTTCAGCAAAGCAATCTGGCCTTCACGCCCGGTACGGTCACATCGATCACCGCCGGCACCGGGTTGAGCGGCGGGACGATCACCACGAGCGGCACCCTCAGCAACAGCGGCGTGCTCTCGGTCGGCGCCAGCACCCCGCTGGCTTCGTCGGGCGGGCAGAACCCGAGCCTCTCGCTGACCGGTACGGTGCCGGTGGCCAACGGCGGCACGGGGGCGAGCACTGCAGCGACGGCGCGCACCAGCCTCGGGGCGGCGGCCAACGGGGCGAACAGCGACATTACCCAGTTGAACGGCATCCAATCACCCAATAACAATACGTGGTTCGGCCAGAGCGCGTTTACCGTCGCAGGCGGTACCGGTAACACGGCGCTGGGATACAAGGCGCTCACCACGAACAGTAGCGGGTTTTCCAACACGGCGGTCGGGGACCGCGCCCTGCAAAAGATGACACTTGGCAGCAACAACACGGCGGTGGGGTTGTTGGCACTTCCAGACGCCACGCAGGCGGCAGGGAATCTGGCGCTTGGGTCGGGCGCTGGGACCGGCCTGA encodes:
- a CDS encoding DUF1566 domain-containing protein; this encodes MQRFISSVRVTRVVVLITPLLIAFTAGKTAALSTGFTYQGQLVESGVPSSGPCDFQFSLWDAAGSGTPPTGGTRLGDIQSISGVDVTNGLFTVVLNNSAQFGATAFSGPDRYLQIAVSCGGSPVTLSPRQPLTATPYALYAPTAGSANGLSCSGCVTAGALGPGAVQQSNLAFTPGTVTSITAGTGLSGGTITTSGTLSNSGVLSVGASTPLASSGGQNPSLSLTGTVPVANGGTGASTAATARTSLGAAANGANSDITQLNGIQSPNNNTWFGQSAFTVAGGTGNTALGYKALTTNSSGFSNTAVGDRALQKMTLGSNNTAVGLLALPDATQAAGNLALGSGAGTGLTTGNYNIYVAASPASGTETGTIRIGSSPWQTKAFMAGVSGAGLSGGAPVVVNAAGQIGTVTGGSTRFTDNGQTVTDHTTGLMWEKKTGTNVAPVNCSMTTCSSPQDVNNQYQWCQDANHNGTCDNNGPYANNPPDGGAFFDFLARTNGVLCSSETCTGLGGHTDWRLPTIAELKTILLSPYPCSTSPCIDQTVFGPTQSYIYWSATTVAGTPDGAWGVFFHDGYVNYGGKPSGYYVRAVRSGS